Proteins found in one Rickettsiales bacterium genomic segment:
- a CDS encoding DUF393 domain-containing protein translates to MIAVFYDGKCGLCSKEIRHYRAIAPDGIFDWQDITESVKFLTEHGVSLSEGLKQLHAIDDNGQLHVGVDAFILIWKQLKRWRILAALVSLPIIRQIANAVYKLFANVRFKRLAHCQLAMKEEQL, encoded by the coding sequence ATGATTGCCGTATTCTATGATGGAAAATGTGGGTTATGTTCCAAAGAAATCCGCCACTATAGGGCTATCGCACCCGATGGAATTTTCGATTGGCAGGATATTACAGAATCAGTTAAGTTCTTAACAGAGCATGGCGTAAGTCTCTCTGAAGGATTAAAGCAGCTTCATGCAATAGATGATAATGGCCAGCTGCATGTTGGCGTGGATGCCTTTATTTTGATTTGGAAGCAACTAAAGCGCTGGCGCATTTTAGCAGCCTTAGTTTCGCTGCCCATTATTAGGCAAATAGCAAATGCTGTTTACAAACTGTTTGCTAATGTGCGTTTTAAGAGGCTTGCGCACTGTCAGCTAGCAATGAAAGAGGAGCAGCTATAG
- a CDS encoding SDR family NAD(P)-dependent oxidoreductase, with the protein MVKNIAIIGGSGAIGSEFTQQLSALYPDAAVHVFSRSDPKLSNRNTIFHPIDYQDELSIESAAAIASKEMLLDRVIVATGILHGDALMPEKSLRDLSTENFRQLFEVNTILPALVVKHFLPKLNRDDQSIFVALSARVGSISDNRLGGWYAYRASKAALNMIIKSAAIEISRSNRKAIIVGLHPGTVDSNLSKPFQSNVAEGKLFTPEYSVTKMLKVVNNLTGESNGKCFAWDGKEIEA; encoded by the coding sequence ATGGTAAAAAACATTGCAATCATTGGTGGATCTGGAGCTATCGGTAGTGAATTTACACAGCAGTTATCTGCGCTATATCCAGATGCTGCTGTTCACGTTTTTTCTAGAAGTGACCCAAAGCTGAGTAACAGAAATACGATCTTCCACCCAATTGATTATCAAGATGAACTTTCCATTGAGTCCGCAGCGGCAATTGCTTCAAAAGAGATGCTTCTCGATAGGGTGATAGTTGCGACAGGCATATTGCATGGTGATGCGCTAATGCCGGAAAAATCACTTCGTGACCTATCAACTGAAAATTTCCGACAGTTGTTTGAGGTGAATACTATCTTACCCGCGCTTGTGGTGAAGCACTTTTTGCCTAAATTAAACCGAGATGATCAATCAATATTTGTGGCACTTTCAGCGCGTGTGGGCAGTATTTCAGATAACCGATTGGGCGGTTGGTATGCTTACCGAGCATCAAAGGCCGCGCTCAATATGATCATCAAAAGTGCGGCGATTGAAATTTCTAGGAGTAATAGGAAAGCAATCATTGTTGGATTACATCCAGGCACCGTCGATAGCAATTTATCGAAACCGTTTCAAAGTAATGTGGCTGAGGGAAAGCTGTTTACACCTGAATACTCAGTGACAAAGATGCTCAAAGTAGTAAATAACCTGACAGGTGAAAGTAACGGAAAATGCTTCGCGTGGGATGGAAAGGAAATTGAGGCATGA
- a CDS encoding TIGR03643 family protein, protein MTQENAKRSEITEMAWCDKTSFDDIQLITGLSEKQVIKSMRQNLKPSSFKLWRKRVSGRVAKHKKLSF, encoded by the coding sequence ATGACCCAAGAAAATGCAAAGAGAAGCGAAATAACCGAGATGGCATGGTGTGATAAAACTTCTTTTGATGATATTCAACTCATTACGGGGCTATCCGAAAAACAAGTGATTAAAAGTATGCGACAAAACTTAAAGCCATCAAGTTTTAAGTTATGGAGAAAACGTGTTTCAGGCCGAGTTGCAAAACATAAAAAGTTATCATTTTGA
- a CDS encoding alkene reductase, whose translation MKLEKSYELGNYRLPHRVVMAPMTRSRTTQPGNIPNALMASYYKQRAAHAAIIITEATQISQQGQGYSFTPGIHSKEQIEGWKLVTDAVHQEGGKIFLQLWHVGRLSHEMFHNGEKPVAPSAIEPNARIWAVDAENPKGAMFDCPEPRALSVEEIKTIIQDFRQAAANAIEAGFDGVEIHGANGYLLDQFMRRTSNIRTDEYGGDIENRVRFMLEVAQAVAEEVGADRTGIRLAPFIKQRGMDDDEAIDAVLYASKELGNLGLLYIHLAEADWDDAPQIFVIYSYFFNDS comes from the coding sequence ATGAAACTAGAGAAAAGTTATGAACTGGGTAACTACCGTCTTCCGCACAGGGTAGTTATGGCGCCTATGACGCGTTCGCGGACCACGCAACCCGGAAATATTCCCAACGCACTTATGGCAAGCTACTATAAACAGCGTGCGGCACATGCGGCCATTATCATTACGGAGGCAACGCAAATCTCGCAACAAGGACAAGGTTACTCCTTTACACCGGGTATTCACAGTAAAGAGCAAATCGAAGGATGGAAACTTGTCACGGATGCCGTGCATCAAGAGGGAGGTAAGATCTTTTTACAGCTTTGGCACGTCGGCAGATTATCTCATGAAATGTTTCATAATGGTGAAAAGCCAGTAGCACCTTCTGCTATCGAGCCGAATGCTCGTATTTGGGCTGTAGATGCAGAAAACCCAAAAGGTGCAATGTTTGATTGCCCAGAGCCACGTGCGCTTAGTGTTGAAGAAATAAAAACAATCATTCAAGACTTTCGTCAAGCAGCCGCTAATGCAATTGAAGCAGGTTTTGATGGTGTGGAGATTCACGGAGCAAATGGCTACTTACTTGACCAGTTTATGCGTCGTACTTCTAATATTCGTACGGATGAATATGGTGGTGATATTGAGAATCGCGTTCGTTTTATGTTGGAAGTTGCACAAGCTGTTGCAGAAGAAGTAGGAGCTGATCGTACCGGGATTCGTCTTGCGCCCTTTATCAAGCAACGTGGTATGGATGATGATGAAGCGATTGATGCGGTATTATATGCCTCTAAAGAGCTAGGTAACTTAGGATTGCTTTATATTCATTTAGCAGAGGCAGATTGGGATGATGCGCCGCAGATATTCGTGATTTATTCGTACTTCTTTAACGATAGTTAA
- the guaB gene encoding IMP dehydrogenase, with amino-acid sequence MEHLTALTFDDVLLQPAASDVVPSEVNTTSRLTRDIALGIPLISAAMDTVTEARLAISMAQHGAIGCLHKNMTIEEQAAEVQKVKKFESGMVVNPVTIRPDATLAEARALMQKHSITGFPVTEADGKLVGMLTNRDVRFADNPQQLVQELMTRDLVTVNEGVEREEAKRLLHKHRIEKLLVVDDAHRCVGLITVKDIEKAQQFPNATKDKMGRLRVGAATGIGADGIKRAEALIEAGADFVIVDTAHGHSKNVIETVRLLRQSHKDFSIIAGNIATAQAAEALIEAGASAVKVGIGPGSICTTRMVAGVGVPQLSAIQNVSKVTKKHNIPLIADGGVKFSGDLAKAIAAGADCVMLGSLFAGTEESPGEVILFQGRSYKGYRGMGSVGAMARGSADRYFQQEINDTMKLVPEGVEGRVPFKGSVSGVIHQLVGGLKAAMGYTGHATVGTMQHGCQMVQITSAGLKESHAHDVTITREAPNYRIG; translated from the coding sequence ATGGAACACTTAACTGCACTTACTTTTGATGATGTCCTGCTCCAACCAGCAGCCTCTGACGTTGTCCCCTCCGAAGTTAACACGACGAGCCGTCTTACGCGCGACATTGCGTTGGGTATTCCTTTGATATCCGCAGCGATGGATACGGTGACGGAAGCTCGCCTCGCGATTTCCATGGCGCAGCATGGTGCGATCGGTTGTTTGCATAAGAATATGACGATCGAAGAGCAAGCTGCCGAAGTTCAAAAAGTGAAGAAATTTGAATCAGGCATGGTGGTTAACCCTGTGACGATTCGTCCAGATGCGACTTTGGCTGAGGCGCGTGCTTTGATGCAAAAACATTCGATTACAGGGTTCCCTGTCACGGAAGCGGATGGCAAGCTTGTTGGTATGCTCACAAACCGTGATGTTCGTTTTGCGGATAATCCGCAGCAGCTTGTTCAAGAACTCATGACGCGCGATCTAGTCACCGTGAATGAAGGTGTGGAGCGTGAAGAAGCAAAACGTTTGCTGCATAAACACCGCATTGAAAAGCTTCTCGTGGTGGATGATGCGCATCGCTGTGTTGGTTTGATCACGGTAAAAGACATTGAGAAAGCACAGCAATTCCCTAATGCAACCAAAGATAAAATGGGGCGCTTACGTGTTGGCGCGGCGACCGGTATCGGTGCTGATGGCATCAAGCGTGCGGAAGCACTGATCGAAGCCGGTGCCGATTTTGTGATTGTTGATACGGCGCATGGCCACTCTAAGAATGTGATTGAGACGGTAAGACTACTGCGTCAATCGCATAAAGATTTCTCAATTATCGCGGGTAATATCGCAACGGCACAAGCGGCTGAGGCGTTGATTGAAGCCGGTGCTTCTGCGGTGAAGGTGGGTATCGGCCCCGGTTCAATCTGTACTACGCGTATGGTGGCAGGCGTTGGCGTGCCGCAACTTTCAGCGATTCAAAATGTGTCGAAAGTAACCAAAAAACATAATATTCCGCTGATCGCTGATGGGGGTGTGAAATTCTCAGGCGATTTGGCGAAAGCGATTGCTGCTGGCGCTGATTGCGTGATGCTCGGCTCGCTCTTTGCCGGAACGGAAGAAAGCCCAGGCGAAGTGATCTTGTTCCAAGGTCGTTCGTATAAAGGCTATCGCGGTATGGGTTCTGTCGGTGCAATGGCGCGTGGCTCAGCTGATCGTTATTTCCAACAAGAAATTAACGATACGATGAAATTAGTGCCAGAAGGCGTCGAAGGTCGTGTGCCGTTTAAAGGGTCCGTCTCTGGTGTGATCCACCAGCTTGTGGGTGGCCTAAAAGCCGCGATGGGCTATACAGGTCATGCAACAGTTGGAACGATGCAACATGGTTGCCAAATGGTGCAAATCACCAGCGCAGGCCTCAAAGAATCTCACGCACACGATGTGACGATCACTCGCGAAGCACCCAATTACCGTATAGGGTAG
- the trkA gene encoding Trk system potassium transporter TrkA: MKVIICGAGAVGSTIAAQLAAENNHVTVIDHSEELVRDIGDRMDVSAIHGHASHPEVIQRAGGEDADMLIAVTNADETNMVCCQIAHTLFKIPSKIARLRHQSYRDPHWKELYRLDHMPIDVIISPEIEVAEAIIRRLHVPGATDMIPYADGLLKLISVQCTNNCPVINLPLRLVKQRASGQLRMNLMGVVNKNKFHLPHDERILQAGDEVFFLAHTDDVGRCMALFGHEEKEARRVLILGGGNIGQTVAERLNAEDNGTRIKLIELDKERAKHIANVLPDISVLHGSGLSEEVLADANINLIETMIAVTNDDKVNVISSLLAKRLGAQRAITLVNTSSYAPLLDSIGIDVTVNPRETTVSTILQHIRRGKIRGVHAIHDGVAEVLEVEAIKGSPMIGKTVEMVELPNDAMIGAVVHKQKVILPDSETTIAENDRIIVLAMTKSVRKVEELFSRSSEIY; the protein is encoded by the coding sequence ATGAAAGTTATCATCTGTGGAGCCGGTGCAGTTGGGAGTACCATTGCAGCGCAATTAGCGGCCGAGAATAATCACGTCACCGTGATTGATCACTCGGAAGAACTCGTACGCGATATTGGCGACCGTATGGACGTATCTGCTATCCATGGCCATGCCTCACACCCCGAAGTGATTCAGCGCGCCGGTGGCGAAGATGCGGATATGCTGATCGCCGTCACCAATGCCGACGAAACCAATATGGTCTGCTGTCAAATCGCACATACGTTGTTCAAAATCCCGAGCAAAATTGCACGCCTACGCCATCAATCTTACCGCGATCCGCATTGGAAAGAGCTTTACCGCCTCGACCATATGCCGATTGACGTGATCATCTCACCTGAGATTGAGGTGGCCGAGGCCATCATCCGCCGTCTGCATGTACCGGGCGCAACCGACATGATCCCTTATGCGGATGGATTACTCAAACTTATCTCCGTGCAATGCACCAATAACTGCCCCGTCATCAACCTACCACTGCGCTTAGTAAAACAGCGCGCCTCTGGACAATTACGCATGAACTTGATGGGCGTGGTGAATAAAAACAAATTCCACCTGCCGCATGATGAACGCATCCTACAAGCGGGTGACGAAGTCTTTTTCCTTGCCCATACGGATGATGTCGGGCGCTGCATGGCGCTGTTTGGCCATGAGGAGAAAGAGGCACGCCGCGTGCTTATTTTAGGGGGTGGCAATATCGGCCAAACTGTAGCCGAACGCCTCAATGCCGAAGATAATGGAACACGTATTAAGCTTATCGAATTGGATAAGGAGCGTGCGAAACATATCGCTAATGTTCTGCCTGATATCTCCGTCTTGCATGGGAGCGGCCTTTCCGAAGAAGTTTTAGCGGATGCGAATATCAATTTGATAGAAACCATGATCGCCGTCACCAATGACGATAAGGTCAATGTGATCTCTTCATTACTAGCCAAGCGCCTCGGTGCTCAGCGCGCCATTACACTCGTTAATACCAGCTCCTACGCACCGCTATTGGATAGTATTGGTATTGATGTAACCGTGAATCCGCGTGAAACAACTGTCTCAACCATTTTACAGCATATCCGCCGCGGTAAAATACGTGGAGTACATGCTATTCATGATGGGGTAGCCGAAGTATTAGAAGTAGAAGCCATCAAAGGTTCGCCCATGATTGGAAAAACGGTCGAGATGGTCGAGCTCCCCAATGACGCTATGATTGGTGCAGTCGTGCATAAACAAAAAGTTATTTTACCCGACTCTGAAACCACGATTGCGGAGAATGACCGCATTATTGTGCTCGCCATGACAAAATCAGTTCGCAAAGTGGAAGAATTATTCTCCCGCAGCAGCGAAATTTATTAG
- a CDS encoding sigma-54 dependent transcriptional regulator: protein MSNDILIVDDETDIRELVSDILGDGGYSTRTAANSDTALKAVAERVPSLLLLDIWLQGSELDGLGILELVKSKYPNLPVLMISGHGNIETAVNSIRLGAYDFIEKPFKEEKLLHTVARALEHAKLRGENEELRTRGKAEVDLIGDSQAVTSLKSMIQKVAPTQSRVLLTGGAGAGKEMVARLIHQDSERADGPFVTLNAAGLTADRVESELFGVEDSNPNGGAKKLGLFEKAHGGTLFIDEVTDLPFETQGRLLRSLQDRAFTRLRGNKPVDVDVRVLAASNRELKGYMDEGKLREDLYYRLNVVPMQVPSLKERRSDIPALCDHFLKQASQMSGLPTREMSEEAMAILQAYEWPGNVRQLRNMMEWLLIMSPGDADKKIDSKALPSELFESSPAVMTSDISGDILSMPLREARELFERQYLAAQINRFGGNISRTSNFVGMERSALHRKLKLLGLSNSRGAETPEEATTNDAPAPMEAVAATA, encoded by the coding sequence ATGAGCAATGATATCCTTATCGTTGACGACGAAACTGACATCCGTGAACTCGTATCTGACATTCTAGGCGATGGTGGCTATTCCACTCGCACCGCCGCGAATAGTGATACTGCACTCAAAGCTGTTGCAGAGCGCGTACCTAGCTTGCTTCTACTTGATATCTGGCTGCAAGGCTCAGAGCTCGACGGACTCGGCATTTTAGAACTCGTTAAAAGCAAATACCCTAACCTTCCTGTGTTGATGATTAGTGGTCATGGCAATATCGAAACTGCCGTAAACTCTATCCGTTTAGGCGCTTACGACTTTATCGAAAAACCCTTTAAAGAGGAAAAACTTCTACACACAGTTGCACGTGCACTAGAGCATGCAAAGCTACGTGGCGAGAATGAAGAACTCAGAACACGCGGTAAAGCAGAAGTTGATTTAATTGGTGACTCTCAAGCTGTTACCTCGCTTAAATCAATGATTCAGAAAGTGGCTCCAACCCAAAGTCGGGTCCTGCTAACCGGTGGTGCAGGTGCAGGTAAAGAAATGGTAGCACGCCTTATTCATCAAGATTCAGAACGCGCAGACGGCCCTTTCGTTACCTTAAATGCGGCGGGCTTAACCGCTGACCGTGTCGAAAGCGAACTGTTCGGTGTGGAAGATAGTAATCCAAATGGCGGTGCGAAAAAGCTTGGTCTTTTTGAAAAAGCGCATGGCGGAACACTCTTCATTGATGAAGTGACAGACCTTCCTTTCGAAACCCAAGGTCGCCTATTGCGCTCTTTACAAGATCGCGCCTTCACGCGTCTACGTGGCAATAAGCCGGTCGACGTTGATGTTCGTGTGCTCGCAGCCAGTAACCGTGAACTCAAAGGCTACATGGATGAAGGCAAGCTACGTGAAGATCTTTATTACCGCCTAAACGTGGTTCCAATGCAAGTTCCGTCATTAAAAGAACGCCGCAGTGACATTCCTGCACTATGCGACCACTTCCTCAAGCAAGCGAGCCAGATGTCTGGCCTGCCAACGCGCGAAATGAGCGAAGAAGCAATGGCGATTCTACAAGCTTACGAATGGCCGGGTAACGTGCGCCAGCTACGTAACATGATGGAATGGTTACTGATCATGTCTCCAGGCGATGCAGATAAGAAAATCGACAGCAAAGCACTTCCAAGCGAACTGTTCGAATCTTCTCCAGCAGTGATGACTTCGGATATTTCCGGCGACATCCTCTCAATGCCACTACGCGAAGCGCGCGAGCTATTTGAACGTCAATATTTGGCAGCTCAAATCAATCGCTTTGGCGGAAATATCAGCCGTACGTCTAACTTCGTAGGCATGGAGCGCTCAGCATTGCACCGCAAACTGAAACTTCTAGGCCTAAGTAATAGCCGCGGAGCAGAAACGCCAGAAGAAGCAACAACCAATGACGCACCCGCGCCAATGGAAGCAGTCGCCGCTACTGCATAA
- a CDS encoding PAS domain-containing sensor histidine kinase — MVSSLTLPATQKTTRLLTWLLTFAVLGSGVATFYTVTSGDTPLGPDPQAIMRLILGNLLFFAFLLLLVVHRVLSLWRTVRNSAGSAKLQKRILLMFSGLTILPALVVSLFAVLLFHLGIQSWFNQRVSIALEESVMVAQSYLTEHKSILRADALGLSSDLDQHLLHVVGSNTSLLTKALNRQAELRSLTEGMIIQNNQIVAQTSLSFALAFERIEDDKRMLAAQGEPVIWVEGEDRIRALIKLSALPDAYLVVGRLVDDRVLNHMDNATGAVAEYRRMREKVSLLQLQFSTVFGLLVLLLLLLSIWYGMQFASRLVVPVARLIRAAERVRDGDYEVKVPIGAREDEIATLIRSFNRMTGELERKHGQLEDANRQVDGSRRFSETVLAGISAGVIAVDKHKNITLHNGAAAEILYRDRGTDMSLKNIFSVFPELKGSFSELVEKPKEILTKQLKIEREGVNHHLVMHLAAEIVDGELQGYIITFDDMTALVAAQRSAAWADVARRVAHEIKNPLTPIQLSAERLRRKYSPQITEDLASYQRYTDTIIRHVGDIGRMVEEFVGFARMPDPVFTPENLETLLNKVIFSEKTAHPSIGYTLDSTAVNTNLPADERQITRAFTNLLKNAAEAIEEVEKRATEQHQDGTTRTVRPEIHVSLSGDSSSKIIVHIEDNGPGFPPELLERIMEPYVTSKEKGSGLGLAIVNKIMEDHGAEMYLGNRTDEGAEVILTFTVDGGKNVT, encoded by the coding sequence ATGGTATCTTCCCTTACCTTGCCAGCGACGCAAAAAACCACACGCTTACTCACGTGGTTATTGACGTTCGCCGTTTTGGGTTCGGGTGTGGCGACTTTCTACACGGTCACCAGTGGCGACACGCCCTTAGGCCCTGATCCACAAGCCATTATGCGGCTTATTTTAGGCAACCTGCTCTTTTTTGCTTTCCTACTCTTACTGGTCGTCCATCGGGTGCTCAGCCTATGGCGCACCGTCAGAAACAGCGCTGGCAGCGCGAAACTCCAGAAGCGCATCTTACTGATGTTCTCTGGCCTGACGATTTTGCCCGCGCTTGTGGTCTCACTTTTCGCCGTACTCCTCTTCCATTTAGGCATCCAAAGCTGGTTCAACCAGCGAGTCAGCATCGCGCTGGAAGAATCTGTCATGGTGGCACAATCTTATTTGACGGAGCATAAATCCATCCTACGCGCCGATGCATTGGGCCTATCGAGCGATCTCGACCAACATTTACTACACGTCGTTGGCAGCAATACATCGCTTCTGACCAAAGCCCTTAACCGTCAGGCGGAGCTTCGCTCGCTAACGGAAGGCATGATCATTCAAAACAATCAAATCGTGGCACAAACATCTCTGAGCTTTGCCCTCGCCTTTGAACGTATTGAAGATGATAAACGCATGCTCGCCGCACAAGGCGAGCCGGTGATATGGGTTGAAGGCGAGGATCGTATCCGTGCACTCATCAAATTAAGCGCCCTGCCCGATGCCTATCTGGTCGTGGGTCGCTTAGTCGATGATCGCGTGCTCAACCATATGGATAATGCGACCGGCGCCGTCGCCGAATATCGCCGCATGCGCGAGAAGGTCTCCTTATTACAGCTGCAATTCTCCACTGTTTTTGGCCTGCTTGTCTTGCTGCTTTTACTACTCTCTATTTGGTATGGGATGCAATTTGCCTCACGCCTCGTCGTGCCCGTTGCCCGCCTCATCCGCGCCGCTGAACGGGTGCGTGACGGCGATTATGAAGTCAAAGTGCCGATCGGCGCCCGCGAAGATGAAATCGCCACCCTCATCCGCTCCTTTAACCGAATGACGGGCGAGTTAGAACGCAAACATGGCCAGCTCGAAGATGCTAACCGCCAAGTGGATGGCAGCCGTCGCTTCTCCGAGACCGTACTGGCCGGAATCTCTGCCGGCGTGATCGCAGTAGATAAACATAAGAACATTACGCTGCATAATGGTGCCGCTGCTGAAATCCTCTATCGCGACCGGGGAACCGATATGAGCTTGAAGAATATCTTCAGCGTATTCCCGGAGCTTAAAGGAAGCTTCAGCGAACTTGTCGAAAAACCGAAAGAGATTCTCACCAAGCAACTTAAAATTGAACGTGAAGGCGTCAACCATCACCTTGTCATGCATTTAGCCGCCGAGATCGTTGATGGAGAGCTACAAGGCTACATTATTACCTTTGATGATATGACGGCACTCGTCGCCGCGCAGCGTAGCGCGGCCTGGGCAGATGTCGCACGCCGTGTCGCTCATGAAATTAAGAACCCGCTCACGCCGATTCAGCTTTCTGCCGAGCGCTTACGTCGCAAATATAGCCCGCAAATCACCGAAGATCTAGCATCCTACCAACGCTATACGGATACGATCATCCGCCATGTCGGCGATATTGGGCGGATGGTTGAAGAATTCGTGGGCTTTGCCCGTATGCCCGATCCTGTTTTCACTCCTGAGAATTTAGAAACCCTTTTAAATAAAGTGATCTTCTCGGAAAAAACCGCACATCCTTCCATTGGCTACACGCTCGATAGCACTGCAGTGAATACGAACCTGCCCGCCGATGAACGCCAAATTACACGTGCCTTCACGAATCTGCTCAAAAATGCTGCCGAAGCAATTGAAGAAGTCGAAAAACGCGCCACTGAACAGCACCAAGATGGAACCACGCGTACGGTTCGTCCCGAAATTCATGTCTCATTATCAGGCGACTCTTCGTCGAAAATCATCGTGCACATCGAAGATAACGGCCCCGGATTCCCGCCAGAATTATTGGAGCGCATCATGGAACCTTATGTTACTTCGAAGGAAAAGGGGTCTGGCCTTGGACTGGCCATTGTGAATAAGATTATGGAAGATCATGGCGCCGAGATGTACCTCGGCAACCGTACAGATGAGGGTGCTGAAGTTATTCTCACATTTACGGTTGATGGTGGCAAAAATGTGACGTAA
- the rpmB gene encoding 50S ribosomal protein L28, giving the protein MARRCTLTGKNPQSGNNVSHSQRKTRRRFLPNVQNVTLRSDILQQGVSLKVTASTIRTVEHNGGLDSYLLTTSSRKLTDEAIKLKRKIQKAAVAQQASA; this is encoded by the coding sequence ATGGCTAGACGTTGCACACTAACAGGTAAAAACCCGCAAAGCGGTAATAACGTATCACATTCACAGCGCAAAACGCGTCGTCGTTTTCTGCCGAATGTACAGAATGTAACCCTACGTTCTGATATCCTGCAACAAGGTGTTTCGTTGAAAGTCACCGCTTCTACCATTCGCACGGTTGAGCATAATGGTGGACTGGATAGCTACTTACTAACGACTTCAAGCCGTAAATTGACGGACGAAGCGATCAAGCTAAAACGCAAAATCCAAAAAGCAGCCGTCGCACAACAAGCTTCCGCTTAG
- a CDS encoding bifunctional folylpolyglutamate synthase/dihydrofolate synthase, which produces MTSHFEIQMPHWPTASWGNLPGEPLERMHRLLEELANPHHQLPPVVHVAGTNGKGSTIAFLRAILEAAGYSVHAYTSPHIKSFSERITVASQPVDKKALFHALEACRSANAEQPISFFEGTTAAAFMLFSQTPADILLLETGMGGQDDPTNVLDEVRLSIITTISQDHMEYLGDTIEHITSHKAGIIKDECPVVFGFQSPEVMELLEKSAEIHKSPAVVYGKHWAVQKALEGFVFADGHGQIPLPEPALKGPHQLINAGCAIAALSALDEFEVMGDHIAAGLKWVQWPGRLESINHKALPDDWELWFDGGHNMAAGHMLSVLAEDEWSDKPLYIIFGTTRGKQIVSMLQPLAQLAEEIIAVPVAAEPSCYTPQEILDQTDDVGMSLMQAESVQMAIEEVKAMSGDVPARILVFGSLYLHLEVTA; this is translated from the coding sequence ATGACATCACATTTCGAAATTCAAATGCCCCATTGGCCCACTGCTAGTTGGGGGAATCTGCCCGGAGAACCACTTGAGCGAATGCATCGTTTGCTCGAAGAATTGGCGAATCCGCATCATCAATTGCCGCCTGTAGTGCATGTGGCCGGTACGAACGGCAAGGGTTCCACCATTGCCTTCCTGCGTGCCATATTAGAGGCAGCAGGCTATAGCGTGCATGCTTATACCTCGCCGCACATTAAATCATTCTCCGAGCGTATTACCGTGGCGAGCCAGCCGGTTGATAAGAAGGCACTCTTTCATGCGTTAGAAGCCTGCCGTTCCGCGAATGCCGAACAGCCGATTAGTTTCTTTGAAGGGACAACAGCGGCCGCCTTTATGTTATTTAGCCAAACACCGGCTGATATTTTATTGTTAGAAACAGGTATGGGCGGTCAGGATGATCCGACCAATGTGTTGGATGAAGTGCGCCTTTCGATCATTACAACGATTTCGCAAGACCATATGGAATATCTCGGCGATACGATCGAGCATATTACCTCGCATAAGGCGGGTATTATTAAGGATGAATGCCCCGTCGTGTTTGGTTTCCAGTCACCTGAAGTGATGGAACTGTTGGAAAAATCTGCTGAGATTCATAAATCTCCGGCGGTGGTTTACGGAAAACACTGGGCCGTTCAAAAAGCACTTGAAGGGTTTGTATTTGCCGATGGGCACGGGCAGATTCCTTTACCAGAGCCTGCCCTAAAGGGGCCGCACCAATTGATTAATGCCGGCTGTGCGATTGCGGCACTCTCTGCGCTTGATGAGTTTGAGGTGATGGGCGATCATATCGCAGCAGGCCTTAAATGGGTGCAATGGCCTGGGCGTTTAGAGTCAATCAATCATAAGGCATTACCTGACGATTGGGAGCTATGGTTTGATGGTGGGCATAATATGGCTGCCGGCCATATGCTTTCCGTACTGGCGGAAGATGAATGGTCGGATAAGCCGCTCTATATTATCTTTGGTACCACGCGTGGTAAGCAGATCGTTTCGATGTTGCAGCCACTCGCGCAATTGGCGGAAGAAATAATCGCTGTTCCTGTTGCGGCGGAGCCAAGCTGCTACACGCCGCAAGAGATCTTGGATCAGACCGATGATGTGGGAATGTCGTTGATGCAGGCTGAGAGCGTTCAGATGGCGATTGAAGAGGTGAAAGCGATGTCTGGTGATGTGCCGGCGCGCATCCTCGTGTTCGGTTCGCTCTACCTACATTTAGAAGTCACCGCATAA